A single genomic interval of Gemmatimonadaceae bacterium harbors:
- the arfB gene encoding alternative ribosome rescue aminoacyl-tRNA hydrolase ArfB produces MNGRTDLYVSASLTIPRHELAVRASRAGGAGGQHVNTSSTRVELEWNVTRSRALSDAQRERLTQALRSRLTADGTLRVVASERRSQAQNRDAAEERLATVVRRGLVVPKRRRPTKPTRASVERRLEDKRRRGERKRRRHGDAD; encoded by the coding sequence GTGAACGGTCGGACTGACCTGTACGTCAGCGCGTCGCTCACCATTCCGCGCCACGAGCTCGCCGTGCGGGCATCGCGGGCTGGTGGCGCGGGCGGTCAGCACGTGAACACGTCGTCCACCCGCGTGGAGTTGGAGTGGAACGTGACGCGGTCGCGCGCGCTGTCGGACGCGCAGCGAGAACGGCTTACTCAGGCCCTCCGCTCGCGGCTCACGGCCGACGGCACGCTGCGAGTGGTGGCCAGCGAACGGCGGAGCCAGGCGCAGAATCGCGACGCGGCTGAAGAGCGGTTGGCGACGGTGGTGCGCCGAGGGCTGGTGGTGCCGAAGCGTCGGCGTCCCACCAAGCCTACGCGCGCCTCGGTTGAGCGCCGGCTTGAGGACAAGCGCCGCCGCGGGGAGCGCAAACGTCGCCGTCATGGTGACGCGGACTAG